A genomic stretch from Gopherus flavomarginatus isolate rGopFla2 chromosome 3, rGopFla2.mat.asm, whole genome shotgun sequence includes:
- the TMEM171 gene encoding transmembrane protein 171 — protein MCAVAVPRPGGEENNGHHRKFFFLFVFGVALLCTGFLLSVFILQTCPSGTFSDCNRALKIAGPVVVAVGLVCVLLAQSRARLYLSQRQMQGEQVYSLIFCQGNCQFAQFLIFGFLFLASGVLISFLGIWVPGCSPGRHSLQYNQTSTSDVELPGCGFLPLQIMGPLIVLVGLSFFVIAHIKKKTNLNLSQESSENGEQLQSPESLQVTAGDAVMTFPPLPPPYFADSLSPPVTHKPLATELPMSENPPPYHSIVNNEAQLAHVQGMVSVREYELLYAIPGSSSSSDVLPTLHLSSELPPIYEGNEAIVNTEYSSGSSMA, from the exons ATGTGTGCAGTTGCTGTTCCCAGACCTGGTGGGGAAGAAAATAATGGGCATCATaggaagttttttttcctttttgtctttGGAGTTGCATTGCTCTGCACTGGATTTCTGCTTTCAGTCTTTATTTTACAGACGTGCCCATCTGGAACCTTCAGTGATTGCAACAGGGCCCTTAAGATTGCTGGGCCTGTGGTTGTTGCTGTTGGATTAGTTTGTGTCTTACTGGCACAATCAAGAGCTAGGCTGTACCTAAGTCAGAGACAGATGCAAGGTGAGCAGGTGTACAGCCTCATTTTTTGTCAAGGGAACTGTCAGTTTGCCCAATTTCTTatctttgggtttttgtttttagctAGTGGAGTGCTAATTAGTTTCCTGGGCATTTGGGTTCCTGGATgtagtccaggaaggcacagcctACAGTATAATCAAACCAGCACTTCTGATGTTGAACTCCCAGGCTGTGGATTTCTGCCTCTTCAAATCATGGGTCCTTTGATTGTGCTTGTTGGATTAAGTTTCTTCGTAATAGCtcatattaaaaagaaaaccaattTAAATCTCAGCCAAGAATCTTCTGAAAATGGAGAACAGCTTCAGAGTCCAGAATCACTTCAAGTTACAGCAG GTGATGCTGTTATGACATTCCCACCCCTCCCACCACCTTATTTTGCTGACTCTCTGTCACCACCTGTAACTCATAAGCCACTTGCTACGGAGCTGCCTATGAGTGAAAATCCTCCTCCATACCACAGTATTGTAAATAATGA GGCACAACTTGCACATGTTCAAGGAATGGTTTCTGTTAGAGAGTATGAACTACTATATGCAATTCCCGGGAGCAGTTCTTCTTCAGACGTCTTACCCACTCTGCATCTTTCGTCTGAATTACCTCCAATATATGAAGGAAACGAAGCAATAGTAAATACTGAATATTCttctggctcctccatggcttaG